In the genome of Candoia aspera isolate rCanAsp1 chromosome 1, rCanAsp1.hap2, whole genome shotgun sequence, one region contains:
- the CTLA4 gene encoding cytotoxic T-lymphocyte protein 4: protein MISLLFTLVVYNIAFGFTKVMEVTQPAFIVVKRLEAAHFVCEIKNVGNAEDLKVTLLKEEDNESTEICASSFTSTGITPCSKKDNTRCQFYPGHDRVNVTLLGLQSSDAGLYVCKIERIYPPPYYPVKGKGTQLFVIDVDSCPEKHLYLWILVPVASGLLGYSILITIFIMRKVVRKSYFSPGAYEKMIPM, encoded by the exons ATGATTTCACTTCTGTTCACCCTTGTGGTTTACAACATAGCTTTTGGCTTCACAAAAG TCATGGAAGTGACCCAGCCAGCATTCATAGTGGTAAAGAGACTAGAGGCCGCCCACTTTGTGTGTGAAATCAAGAATGTTGGCAATGCTGAAGACTTAAAGGTAACTTTACTTAAAGAAGAAGACAATGAGTCAACTGAGATCTGTGCCTCATCCTTTACTAGTACTGGGATCACACCATGCAGCAAGAAGGATAATACCAGATGCCAATTTTATCCTGGTCATGACAGGGTAAATGTAACACTTTTGGGTCTACAGTCAAGTGATGCTGGTTTGTATGTTTGCAAGATTGAACGGATATACCCTCCACCGTACTACCCAGTCAAAGGAAAGGGGACCCAGCTCTTTGTCATTG atgTAGATTCATGCCCAGaaaaacatctctatctttggATCTTAGTACCAGTAGCTTCTGGGTTGCTTGGATACAGCATTTTAATCACGATCTTCATTATGAGAAAGGTG gtcagaaaaagttatttttctccAGGGGCTTATGAGAAAATGATACCAATGTAA